A genomic segment from Leptospira perdikensis encodes:
- a CDS encoding methylmalonyl-CoA mutase family protein, protein MTTEILAYTPQNKIRFVTAASLFDGHDASINIMRRILQQSGVEVIHLGHNRSVQEIVQCAIQEDVQGIAITSYQGGHVEYFQYMIDLLQKEGAGHIRVFGGGGGTILPSEIEVLHKYGVAHIYSPDEGRTLGLQGMINDVVKKSDFATPLSFNGDLASQIQKKNYLALGQAITQMEFSLLQEKTNYSINLEFPPPKKTIPVLGITGTGGAGKSSLTDELVRRYLHDFPNQTIAILSVDPSKRKTGGALLGDRIRMNSIFNEKVYMRSFATREANIALNRSVKGAIQILKSAGYDLIIVETAGIGQSDSEITEVADVSLYVMTPEYGAATQLEKIDMIDYADVISINKFDKRGALDALRDVKKQYQRSRNLFNDPIDAMPVYGTIASQFQDAGTDELYAHLIGVVIEKCQLDWKSKYLKNQIGREASVVLPPDRVRYLTEIKEEIDRNAEWISKEAEIARSAYQIKGAISVLSKKGKPTGDLESEYQLLWDALSTDSRNILDTWLEKLESFRKEQYSYFVRGKEIKVDNYTVSLSHLKIPKIATPRFVDWGDILHWSYQENFPGFFPYTAGVYPYKRSGEDPTRMFAGEGGPERTNRRFHYLSSGMPAKRLSTAFDSVTLYGEDPDVRPDIYGKIGNSGVNVATLDDAKKLYSGFDLCHPSTSVSMTINGPAPMVLAFFLNAAIDQACEKHIRAEGKTEEIQSKIKKIYESKGQPVPKFGGALPETNDGLGLMLLGVTGDEVLPKDVYEKLKKEALSQVRGTVQADILKEDQAQNTCIFSTEFALKMMGDIQHHFIQNGVRNFYSVSISGYHIAEAGANPITQVAFTLANGFTYVEYYLSRGMDINEFAPNLSFFFSNGIDPEYSVIGRVARRIWAKAMKFKYRANERSQMLKYHIQTSGRSLHSQEIDFNDIRTTLQALYAIYDNCNSLHTNAYDEAITTPTEESVRRAVAIQLIINRELGLAKNENPLQGAFIIEELTDLVEEAILTEFNRLTERGGVLGAMERMYQRNKIQEESLHYETLKHTGEYPIIGVNTFLNSKGSPTVIPGEVIRSTDEEKQQQIGNLKAFQKRNGVGTDEAITKLKQVARAKENIFHELLETVKVASLGQISHALYEVGGQYRRNM, encoded by the coding sequence ATGACGACTGAAATCCTTGCCTACACCCCCCAAAACAAAATTCGCTTTGTGACGGCGGCTTCTCTCTTCGACGGACATGATGCCTCGATCAATATCATGCGGAGGATTTTGCAACAGAGTGGGGTGGAAGTGATCCACTTGGGACACAACAGAAGTGTACAAGAGATTGTTCAGTGTGCCATCCAGGAAGACGTCCAAGGCATTGCCATCACCAGTTACCAAGGTGGGCATGTAGAATATTTCCAATATATGATTGATCTTTTACAAAAGGAAGGGGCTGGTCATATTCGCGTATTTGGGGGTGGTGGTGGAACCATCCTCCCTTCGGAAATTGAAGTTCTACATAAATATGGTGTGGCACATATTTATTCTCCGGATGAAGGAAGAACCCTTGGTCTGCAAGGGATGATCAACGATGTAGTTAAAAAATCTGATTTTGCCACTCCACTTTCATTTAACGGAGATTTGGCGTCACAAATCCAAAAGAAAAATTATTTAGCACTCGGCCAAGCCATTACCCAAATGGAATTTTCCCTTTTGCAGGAAAAAACCAATTACTCTATCAATTTAGAATTTCCTCCCCCTAAAAAAACCATCCCCGTTCTTGGAATTACGGGAACAGGTGGTGCCGGTAAATCTTCTTTGACGGATGAACTAGTACGTCGGTATTTACATGATTTTCCGAACCAAACTATTGCTATTTTATCAGTAGATCCGTCCAAACGGAAAACAGGTGGGGCACTACTTGGGGATCGGATTCGTATGAATTCGATTTTTAACGAAAAAGTTTATATGAGATCCTTTGCCACAAGAGAAGCGAACATTGCTCTCAACAGAAGCGTAAAAGGTGCCATCCAGATTTTAAAATCTGCGGGTTATGATCTGATCATTGTTGAAACTGCGGGGATTGGACAAAGTGACTCTGAAATTACAGAAGTCGCCGATGTTTCGTTATACGTAATGACACCAGAATACGGAGCGGCCACTCAGTTAGAAAAAATCGATATGATCGATTATGCAGATGTCATTTCCATCAACAAGTTCGATAAACGAGGAGCTCTCGATGCTCTCCGAGACGTGAAAAAACAATACCAACGTTCGAGGAATTTATTTAATGATCCGATTGATGCGATGCCAGTATACGGAACCATAGCCTCACAGTTCCAGGATGCAGGAACCGATGAACTCTATGCTCATTTGATTGGTGTTGTGATTGAAAAGTGTCAATTGGATTGGAAGTCGAAGTACTTAAAAAACCAAATTGGAAGAGAGGCATCCGTTGTCCTTCCCCCGGATCGTGTTCGGTATCTAACAGAAATCAAAGAAGAAATTGATCGGAATGCCGAGTGGATATCTAAAGAAGCAGAAATAGCAAGATCCGCCTATCAAATCAAAGGTGCCATTTCCGTATTATCCAAAAAAGGAAAACCAACTGGAGACCTGGAATCCGAATATCAATTGTTATGGGATGCTTTATCTACTGACTCACGAAATATTCTAGATACATGGTTAGAGAAACTAGAGTCTTTTCGAAAGGAACAGTATTCCTATTTTGTTCGTGGGAAAGAAATCAAAGTGGATAACTATACAGTATCTCTCAGTCATTTGAAAATTCCAAAAATTGCCACTCCTCGTTTTGTGGATTGGGGTGATATTTTACATTGGTCTTACCAAGAAAACTTCCCAGGTTTTTTTCCCTATACTGCTGGTGTGTATCCGTACAAACGAAGTGGGGAAGATCCTACTCGTATGTTTGCTGGGGAAGGTGGACCCGAAAGAACGAATCGTCGTTTTCATTATTTGAGTTCTGGAATGCCTGCAAAACGTTTGTCTACGGCCTTCGACTCAGTCACGTTATACGGGGAAGATCCGGATGTCCGTCCCGATATATATGGAAAGATTGGGAACTCCGGTGTAAACGTAGCCACTCTTGATGATGCCAAAAAATTGTATTCTGGATTTGATTTGTGTCATCCTTCCACATCCGTATCGATGACAATCAATGGACCAGCACCGATGGTGCTTGCTTTTTTCCTAAACGCTGCCATTGATCAGGCTTGTGAAAAACACATTCGTGCGGAAGGGAAAACAGAAGAGATTCAATCCAAAATTAAAAAAATCTATGAATCCAAAGGGCAACCTGTTCCGAAGTTCGGAGGGGCACTTCCAGAAACTAACGATGGTTTAGGTTTGATGCTTCTTGGTGTGACAGGTGATGAAGTATTACCTAAGGATGTGTATGAAAAATTAAAAAAAGAGGCTCTTTCGCAAGTTCGAGGAACTGTGCAAGCAGACATTCTAAAAGAAGACCAAGCCCAAAATACTTGTATCTTCTCTACTGAGTTTGCCTTAAAGATGATGGGAGATATCCAACACCACTTCATCCAAAACGGAGTACGCAATTTTTATTCAGTTTCCATTAGTGGTTATCATATTGCTGAGGCTGGTGCCAATCCCATCACTCAAGTGGCTTTTACATTAGCCAATGGATTTACTTATGTAGAATATTATTTAAGCCGAGGAATGGACATTAACGAGTTTGCTCCTAACCTTTCGTTCTTTTTTTCTAACGGAATAGATCCTGAGTATTCAGTGATTGGTCGCGTAGCACGTAGGATTTGGGCCAAAGCGATGAAGTTCAAATATCGTGCCAATGAACGTTCACAAATGTTAAAGTACCATATCCAAACATCGGGTCGATCTTTACATTCACAAGAAATTGATTTTAATGATATTCGAACCACATTGCAGGCGTTATATGCAATTTATGATAATTGTAATTCCCTCCATACCAATGCTTATGATGAAGCCATCACAACACCGACAGAAGAATCGGTTAGAAGAGCCGTTGCCATCCAACTCATCATCAACAGAGAGTTAGGCCTTGCTAAAAATGAAAATCCATTACAAGGAGCTTTCATCATCGAAGAACTTACTGATCTTGTAGAAGAAGCAATTTTAACCGAATTCAACAGATTGACCGAGAGGGGTGGGGTACTTGGTGCTATGGAGAGAATGTACCAAAGAAATAAAATTCAAGAAGAATCTCTTCATTACGAAACTTTAAAACATACAGGTGAATATCCTATCATCGGCGTGAATACTTTTTTAAATAGTAAAGGATCTCCGACTGTCATTCCGGGTGAGGTCATTCGTTCGACAGATGAGGAGAAACAACAACAAATTGGAAATCTAAAAGCTTTTCAAAAACGAAATGGAGTAGGAACGGACGAGGCCATCACAAAATTAAAACAAGTGGCTCGTGCGAAAGAAAATATCTTTCACGAGTTACTGGAAACAGTGAAAGTGGCGTCCTTAGGGCAGATCTCCCATGCTTTGTACGAAGTAGGAGGTCAGTACCGCCGCAATATGTAA
- a CDS encoding lysophospholipid acyltransferase family protein: MDSNQNASDILESLFVIPREVPKTILRNLLELIYDVKVAGSENIPESGGALIISNHTDYLDIPVQGAFADRKIVYLGKYELFHPQEEIMAIINHKNSPFNYPPLSLTKPIIEVLLNSLGGVVKKNLINWGSMPIIRNAAKDSEMDKRAAMDYYEKLETYMVDLMKEGELLSIYPEGSRSETGELQSFRAMAAKLAIRAGVPIIPSGIVGATNMSKPKAFLTGDAFKTKIRYQIGKPILPSEFPTGPEKKAAKELTEILENRVRELMKKAESIL, from the coding sequence ATGGATTCAAACCAAAACGCCTCTGATATATTAGAAAGTCTCTTTGTGATTCCCCGGGAAGTTCCCAAAACCATCCTCCGTAACCTCCTGGAGCTCATTTATGACGTCAAAGTGGCTGGATCGGAAAATATTCCTGAATCCGGTGGGGCCCTCATCATTTCTAACCATACGGATTATTTGGACATTCCAGTCCAAGGTGCCTTTGCCGATCGTAAAATTGTTTATTTGGGTAAATATGAGCTCTTCCATCCCCAAGAAGAGATTATGGCCATCATCAATCATAAAAATTCTCCTTTTAACTACCCTCCCCTCAGTTTGACAAAGCCCATCATTGAGGTTTTGTTAAATTCCCTTGGGGGAGTTGTGAAAAAGAACTTAATCAATTGGGGGAGTATGCCCATCATTCGGAATGCAGCGAAGGATTCCGAAATGGACAAACGGGCCGCCATGGACTATTACGAAAAGCTGGAAACGTACATGGTCGATCTCATGAAAGAAGGGGAACTTCTTTCCATCTATCCGGAAGGTTCTCGTTCAGAAACAGGAGAATTACAATCCTTTCGGGCAATGGCCGCAAAACTCGCCATCCGGGCTGGGGTTCCTATCATTCCGTCTGGAATTGTGGGGGCGACAAACATGTCAAAACCCAAGGCCTTCCTGACAGGAGATGCTTTCAAAACCAAAATACGCTACCAAATTGGCAAACCCATCCTCCCTTCTGAGTTTCCAACCGGACCTGAGAAAAAAGCGGCCAAGGAACTGACAGAAATCCTGGAAAATCGCGTGCGGGAGCTAATGAAAAAGGCGGAATCGATACTTTAG
- a CDS encoding phosphatase PAP2 family protein, with protein MKDLLIAQNSLWFSSLPLDSLHIWDPTLGGVFLTISTICHYLGGSSFFLSLISFVYIYYRPKLAFELSLSLLTSGIAVYLFKFHLESPRPFPYPEAFDEKAFGLPSGHVYSAVVVWGLLAYRIPKLWFRILSVLIILCMPFTRMYLKVHYLGDVGLGFGLGLFHLLVIIWLLNRFYTKDTKLIFIKTENYRTLALLGVVLTLSPIVLDSAFLSEEHHHSLVGLIMSSGALGGFWLGVLFYPRFSKPEFLDWSLPKVSFSFGTNEFRIFWNTVLVRLLVLAIVITLLYVIPGSLIKKSIWKDDLFLRYIRYLVVGFSIVAIVPLVLQKIQKGKFLQN; from the coding sequence ATGAAAGATCTCCTCATCGCACAGAACTCCCTTTGGTTCTCCTCCCTACCCTTGGATTCGCTACATATTTGGGATCCAACTCTCGGTGGAGTTTTTCTGACCATTTCTACAATCTGTCACTATTTGGGAGGGAGTAGTTTTTTCCTAAGCCTTATCTCTTTTGTTTATATTTACTACCGACCAAAGCTCGCTTTTGAACTTTCATTAAGTTTATTAACTTCTGGAATTGCCGTTTATCTTTTTAAGTTTCATTTAGAAAGCCCAAGACCTTTTCCCTATCCAGAAGCTTTTGATGAAAAAGCATTTGGTTTACCGTCAGGACATGTATATTCAGCAGTAGTCGTCTGGGGATTGTTAGCCTATCGAATCCCAAAACTTTGGTTTCGTATTCTTTCTGTATTGATCATTCTTTGTATGCCTTTCACCAGGATGTATTTAAAAGTTCACTACTTAGGTGATGTTGGTTTGGGATTTGGATTAGGGCTTTTTCACTTATTAGTGATTATTTGGTTACTCAACCGATTTTATACAAAAGATACAAAACTAATCTTTATCAAAACAGAAAACTACAGAACCTTAGCTTTACTTGGGGTCGTCCTTACTCTTTCACCGATTGTATTAGATTCAGCCTTCCTTTCAGAAGAACATCATCATAGTTTAGTCGGATTAATCATGTCAAGTGGTGCACTCGGTGGTTTTTGGTTAGGTGTTCTTTTTTATCCGAGATTTAGCAAACCCGAATTTTTGGATTGGTCCCTTCCCAAAGTTAGTTTCTCATTTGGAACCAATGAATTTCGTATTTTTTGGAATACGGTTCTAGTTCGTTTGTTAGTATTAGCCATTGTGATCACGTTACTCTACGTAATTCCTGGTAGTTTAATCAAAAAATCGATTTGGAAAGACGATCTGTTCTTAAGATACATCCGCTACTTGGTAGTCGGATTTTCCATTGTAGCCATTGTTCCTTTGGTTTTACAAAAAATCCAAAAAGGAAAGTTTTTGCAAAACTAA
- a CDS encoding oligosaccharide flippase family protein: protein MQKLKKIFQILKTELMKEGVLKNSIFVSSSKAISAITNLVFMIYSVNLLSKAENGKLQYFLGFLPVVLAVAEFGIPNALIKYISPMAEKKENPGAILNASLRIKFYSFLFLSFACFIAYAVSDENYFVLLLLLFGGIIISFISYFESLFVSYRKYKSLSLWNPLPNIVRLLLLIYFSESSVHPLTYMDILSIFCIAPIFVLFLFFFFFGKEEISFTAESSAIRTNEKKLLLFNLWAFAASICAILSDRLEIFFLNQFHPPEIVADYGTALQLFSGFVIILATFNSIIYPKLARLAETEEFPNVLKKSVFLGGMIAIVLSPGILLAEPILTLLFGTKYTNSISVFKILYPNFLLQLVFAPLGTALFALGLPRLLAGLALLRLLFGAIFDYWIIPDWGANGAAISLFLGQIVSWLLLTGYFMAYFRK from the coding sequence ATGCAGAAATTAAAAAAGATATTTCAGATTCTCAAAACGGAACTAATGAAAGAAGGAGTCCTCAAAAACTCCATCTTCGTTAGTAGTTCCAAAGCCATATCCGCCATTACAAATTTGGTGTTTATGATTTATTCCGTGAATTTGTTAAGCAAAGCAGAGAATGGAAAACTCCAATACTTTTTAGGTTTTTTGCCCGTTGTTTTGGCTGTTGCAGAATTTGGAATTCCCAATGCCCTTATCAAATACATCTCACCCATGGCGGAAAAAAAAGAAAACCCGGGTGCGATCCTTAATGCATCACTTCGAATCAAATTTTATTCCTTTTTATTTCTTTCGTTCGCCTGTTTCATTGCTTACGCAGTTAGTGATGAAAATTATTTCGTCTTATTACTTTTGTTATTCGGTGGGATTATTATTTCCTTTATATCCTACTTCGAAAGCCTTTTTGTTTCTTACCGTAAGTACAAATCATTATCGCTTTGGAATCCATTACCAAATATAGTTCGACTTTTGTTGTTAATTTATTTTTCGGAATCCAGTGTTCATCCGTTGACTTACATGGACATACTCTCTATTTTTTGTATTGCTCCAATCTTTGTTTTGTTTTTGTTTTTTTTCTTTTTTGGGAAGGAAGAAATATCTTTTACAGCCGAGTCTTCAGCGATTCGAACGAACGAAAAAAAACTTTTGTTATTTAATCTTTGGGCTTTTGCCGCTTCGATTTGCGCCATCCTTTCCGATCGATTGGAAATTTTCTTTTTAAACCAATTTCATCCTCCTGAAATTGTTGCCGACTATGGCACAGCATTACAGTTGTTTAGTGGATTTGTTATTATTCTTGCTACTTTTAATTCCATCATTTATCCCAAACTGGCAAGGCTTGCGGAAACAGAAGAATTTCCTAATGTCTTGAAAAAATCAGTTTTTTTAGGAGGAATGATTGCCATCGTTTTATCCCCTGGAATTTTGCTAGCAGAACCCATCTTAACACTGTTATTTGGCACAAAATATACAAATTCGATTTCTGTATTTAAAATTTTATATCCAAACTTTTTATTACAATTGGTCTTTGCTCCCCTAGGAACGGCATTATTCGCATTAGGATTGCCAAGACTTCTTGCAGGACTTGCACTTCTCCGATTGTTATTTGGTGCAATATTTGACTACTGGATCATTCCCGATTGGGGTGCCAACGGAGCCGCCATATCATTGTTTCTCGGTCAAATAGTTTCCTGGTTACTTTTGACTGGTTACTTTATGGCTTACTTTCGGAAGTAA
- a CDS encoding ATP-binding protein → MKILFVDDEDTIRELFWEYFKDEFNVTLASDGQEALTISNQNTFDLIISDISLPKLNGIQFIQKLRADGNQTPFLVITGDSDIQIAIDVFRMGAVDFFLKPFRMEALRSRIKKFENADVDLTLLFNSGEIIQFSADRKIKIRPQIKKLNSYIAFIVKEILNSPIATQEDLISIKIVLYELLANAIEHGVAGVSYEEKQACLEANEDYFKLVDARCAENNSAVFIEISMDDVGITVVIRDEGNGFAVSQIPNPVVNPAANLVSGRGIFLAKMNIDSIVYNEKGNEVRFFKTWYKLSQS, encoded by the coding sequence ATGAAAATCCTTTTTGTTGATGACGAAGATACCATCCGCGAATTGTTCTGGGAATACTTCAAAGATGAATTTAATGTCACTCTTGCTTCCGATGGACAAGAGGCCCTTACCATCTCTAATCAAAATACATTTGATCTCATTATTTCTGACATCAGCTTACCGAAATTAAATGGAATTCAGTTCATACAAAAATTAAGAGCTGATGGAAACCAAACTCCTTTTTTGGTGATCACCGGCGATAGCGATATACAAATTGCAATTGATGTTTTTAGAATGGGTGCCGTTGATTTTTTTCTAAAACCATTCCGAATGGAAGCCCTCCGTTCTAGGATTAAAAAATTTGAAAATGCTGATGTTGATTTAACTCTTTTATTTAATAGTGGCGAGATCATTCAGTTCAGTGCGGATCGTAAAATCAAAATCCGTCCACAAATCAAAAAATTAAATTCCTATATTGCTTTTATTGTAAAAGAAATTTTAAACTCTCCCATTGCTACCCAAGAAGATTTGATTTCTATTAAGATTGTTTTATATGAATTGTTGGCAAATGCCATTGAACACGGTGTAGCCGGTGTGAGTTATGAGGAAAAACAAGCCTGTTTGGAGGCCAACGAAGATTATTTTAAGTTAGTTGATGCTCGTTGTGCTGAAAACAATTCAGCTGTGTTTATCGAAATCTCGATGGATGATGTTGGCATTACTGTAGTGATTCGGGACGAAGGAAATGGATTTGCTGTCAGTCAAATTCCCAATCCAGTAGTTAACCCTGCGGCCAACTTGGTGAGTGGACGGGGTATATTTCTAGCTAAGATGAATATTGATTCTATTGTTTACAATGAAAAAGGCAATGAAGTTCGATTTTTTAAAACCTGGTACAAACTAAGTCAGTCTTAA
- a CDS encoding PDZ domain-containing protein has product MKSFKSTFVLFLIFATLLPLGAEDFEDKRIIESKITFQKTSHQNPWLVGEPFSRKLNLIYVGKGLFFGVTLPKQNPVFAEFESFDYSVPKLGIKSYDEETGFLLLETKEIPKLPKPVVLDSKSSNKICPTGKSRYVFLPFSKTPIKVLLLEKKTSEESDFFFKNQLLCGVTVSEFLIPTEYVETFYKTGGKPFPHPGLVFDVNLTPSEREYYSKTIVSPLLVTEVIPGVGPAYNLFPGDLVTEINSIPLSKVDDWDRTDRVYDLILRKSNGVLRELGETIQLKLHRNFQNQSVSYDLRAYDSNDFLIPEEAKKRKPLYLIVGGFFFTELTNAYLKEFGSEYRVKSEKKLVYLSDYYQKKVHPVREKIVILSRVFPLEGNLGYQEFQDLVLEKVNGTRVTSLSQLKSLLQSEDTTYYAFELSGGKIAFFTRREILDLQQELQLTYKLGRSYNLED; this is encoded by the coding sequence ATGAAGAGTTTTAAATCTACTTTTGTATTGTTTTTGATTTTTGCCACCTTACTTCCTTTAGGTGCTGAAGATTTCGAAGACAAACGTATCATCGAATCTAAGATTACCTTTCAAAAAACAAGTCATCAGAATCCTTGGCTTGTGGGGGAACCATTCTCTCGTAAACTGAATTTGATTTATGTAGGTAAAGGTCTTTTTTTTGGAGTTACACTCCCTAAACAAAATCCTGTTTTTGCTGAATTTGAATCTTTTGATTATTCGGTTCCTAAATTAGGAATTAAATCTTATGACGAAGAAACTGGGTTTCTTCTTTTGGAAACAAAAGAAATACCAAAACTTCCCAAACCTGTTGTTTTGGATTCTAAATCTTCAAACAAAATTTGTCCTACTGGAAAGTCTCGTTATGTATTCCTTCCTTTTTCCAAAACACCAATTAAGGTTTTGTTACTCGAGAAAAAAACCTCAGAAGAATCTGATTTTTTCTTCAAAAATCAACTGTTATGTGGTGTGACTGTTTCTGAATTTTTGATCCCAACGGAATATGTTGAAACTTTTTATAAAACAGGTGGGAAACCATTTCCCCATCCTGGTTTGGTTTTTGATGTCAACTTAACTCCGTCGGAAAGAGAATATTATTCTAAAACAATTGTCAGTCCGCTTCTCGTAACGGAAGTGATTCCTGGAGTTGGTCCTGCTTACAATCTGTTTCCAGGAGATTTGGTCACAGAGATTAACTCTATACCTTTGTCTAAGGTTGATGATTGGGATCGGACGGATAGGGTATATGATTTGATTTTACGAAAATCAAATGGTGTTTTGCGTGAGTTAGGTGAGACAATACAATTGAAACTACACCGGAACTTTCAAAACCAGTCTGTCAGTTATGATTTACGTGCTTATGATTCTAATGACTTTCTAATTCCGGAAGAAGCCAAAAAAAGGAAACCTTTGTATTTGATTGTTGGTGGGTTTTTTTTCACTGAACTTACCAATGCCTATCTGAAGGAATTTGGTTCGGAATACCGGGTAAAATCAGAGAAAAAACTCGTTTATCTTTCTGATTACTATCAAAAAAAGGTGCACCCTGTCCGAGAGAAGATAGTGATTCTAAGCCGTGTTTTCCCCCTAGAAGGGAACCTAGGATACCAAGAATTTCAGGATTTAGTTTTAGAGAAAGTCAATGGAACAAGAGTCACATCACTCAGCCAATTGAAATCCCTGCTCCAATCGGAGGACACCACCTATTATGCGTTTGAGCTTTCAGGCGGAAAGATAGCGTTTTTTACTCGTAGGGAAATTCTGGACTTACAACAAGAGTTACAGTTGACTTATAAACTGGGCCGATCTTACAACTTAGAAGATTAA
- a CDS encoding S1C family serine protease: MNKLLKLCILFFILIQSVYAQVDPEPAVDSIFRSVVLIRNEGFNTENKTQPWMKKNLSIGFGSGLVLPGQTILTNAHVVRDAKRILVKSSFTKKEYLADVKYIGYDCDLALLQVNDPDFSEQTNTLSFLEGVPNLGSDVLLLGFPNGNDSLSVEKGSVLRFEKNRYTYSGLDYRNVLKINANIQPGNSGGPAVQNGKVVGLVFQISTLEQGIAYLISNDIIRHFLEDINDGKYDGFPNIGFTFQNGNPRSLKQAMKVPSDQSGIFVNRIYPSSTFSKVLKEKDFVTAVDGLPLTNDGEISQSNTKEFIIDWIENKQLNSKVIVSYYRAGKKYDAEVNLQKNYALDLYRDSTEDYFLQAGFVFQPITRSFFHSEDGDLDSSLKYHYSYFIQDLLYRYTTRDIVLSYTFNDPETSKYKKYKYKVVESINGRVPKDLNEFKTIWKDGKKGFVVLRFRGMDLPIVLRPESVYQMNQRVKKRYGANYEEF; encoded by the coding sequence ATGAATAAATTATTAAAACTCTGCATTCTGTTTTTTATATTGATTCAGTCAGTGTATGCTCAAGTAGATCCTGAACCAGCAGTAGATTCTATTTTTCGTTCTGTGGTTCTTATTCGTAATGAAGGATTTAATACGGAAAACAAAACACAACCATGGATGAAAAAGAATTTATCCATAGGTTTTGGATCTGGTCTTGTTTTACCTGGCCAAACCATTTTGACAAATGCCCATGTAGTTCGCGATGCCAAAAGAATTCTTGTTAAAAGTAGTTTCACAAAAAAAGAATATTTAGCAGATGTTAAATACATTGGTTACGATTGTGATTTGGCATTATTACAAGTAAACGATCCGGATTTTTCAGAACAAACAAACACACTTTCCTTTTTGGAAGGAGTTCCCAATTTGGGATCGGATGTATTACTCCTTGGTTTTCCCAATGGAAACGATAGCCTATCAGTGGAGAAGGGATCTGTTCTTCGATTTGAAAAAAATCGGTACACCTACTCGGGGTTAGATTATCGTAATGTATTAAAAATTAATGCCAATATCCAACCTGGAAATTCTGGTGGTCCGGCAGTTCAAAATGGCAAAGTGGTTGGTCTTGTATTTCAAATTAGTACTTTGGAACAAGGGATTGCATATTTAATATCGAATGATATCATTCGTCACTTTTTAGAAGATATAAACGATGGGAAATACGATGGATTTCCAAATATTGGATTTACTTTTCAAAATGGAAATCCTAGAAGCCTGAAACAAGCAATGAAGGTTCCTTCCGATCAGTCGGGAATTTTTGTGAATCGAATTTATCCTTCTTCCACATTTTCAAAAGTTTTAAAGGAAAAGGATTTTGTCACTGCAGTGGATGGTTTACCACTCACAAACGATGGTGAAATTTCACAGTCCAACACAAAAGAGTTTATCATTGATTGGATCGAAAACAAACAACTCAATTCTAAAGTTATAGTGAGTTATTACAGAGCGGGCAAAAAGTACGATGCAGAAGTGAATCTTCAAAAAAACTATGCATTGGATTTGTATAGAGATTCTACGGAAGATTATTTTTTACAGGCAGGATTTGTTTTTCAACCTATCACAAGATCTTTTTTTCATTCAGAAGATGGAGATCTAGATAGTTCTTTAAAATATCACTATAGTTATTTTATCCAGGATTTGTTGTACAGGTACACCACTCGCGACATTGTTCTCAGTTATACTTTTAACGATCCTGAAACTTCAAAATATAAAAAATATAAATACAAAGTCGTAGAGTCAATCAACGGTCGTGTTCCCAAAGATTTAAATGAATTTAAAACCATTTGGAAGGATGGTAAAAAAGGATTTGTTGTCCTTCGATTTCGAGGAATGGACCTACCAATTGTCCTTAGACCAGAGTCTGTCTATCAGATGAACCAACGTGTGAAAAAAAGATATGGTGCCAACTATGAAGAGTTTTAA